From the genome of Methanobrevibacter wolinii SH:
AATGTTGGTTCTCCTGCAAGAGAAATTGCTGCATTAGTTGGTTTTTTCATTTCTTCTAATTTTTTTCTATCTGCTTTATCATTACCATAATATCCACATAAAAGTTTATTATGTTCTTTAATCCCATCTTCTACAATAGTTTCTGGATCATCCCATGGACCTTCCCATTCTGTTTTTGTAAGTGATAAATCTCTCCAACAAAAGGAACATTTTTGTTGACAAAATGGGACTGCTGGTGACATTTGTAAACATCTATGTGATTCTATCCCATAAAATTTTTGTTTATAACAAACATCACGATTTACAATACTTTCACGTGTCCAGTGACAAATTTTACATGCTGCATGACCATTTTTTCCTAAAAAACGATATCCACTTTTTTCTAATATCTTTTGTTCTTCCTTTGTTAATGCCATAAGATTACCTAATCTTTTATTTGATATAATTTTTAAGTACTAAAAACTTTAATTTAATACTCTTTAATTATTTATATATTAATTTATAAATTATTATATAATTATTGTAATTTTTAATTTAAAATAATTTTAATTGTATAATTAATGAGGTATAAATTATGGTTAATATTAAAACACCTGTTGTAATCTTAAATTTCAAAACTTATTTAGAAGCAAGTGGAGAAAATGCTTTAAAATTAGCTAAAATGTTAGAAAGTGCTGCTGATGAATCTGGAATTCAAATGATGGCTGTGCCTCAAGCTTGTGATATTTATAGAATAAAAGAAGAAACTAGTATTCCTGTTTTATCTCAACATATTGATAATATTTCTCCAGGAAGTCATACTGGTTCTACTTTATTAAATGCTTTAATGGATAATGGTATTGATGGAAGCTTATTAAACCATTCTGAAAAAAGATTAACTCTTGCTGATATACAGGAAATTAATCAAAAACTAAAAGATAATGATTTGATATCTTGTATATGTACAAATAATGTTGAAACAAGTGTTGCTGCAGCATCTTTTAACCCAGATATTGTTGCTATTGAACCTCCTCAACTTATTGGAACTGGAATTTCAGTATCTCAAGCAGAACCTGAAGTTGTTAAAGGTACTGTAGATAAAGTTAAAGCAGTTAACAAAGATGTTAAAGTTTTATGTGGTGCAGGTATTTCTACTGGTGAAGATATGCGTTCAGCAATTGATTTGGGTGCTGAAGGAGTACTTCTTGCATCTGGTATTGTCAAAGCTAAAGATCCAAGAAATGCTTTAATTGATCTTGTAAGTAAATTATAATTTTTTCTTAATTCTAGCTATTGATAATATTATTTAAAGGTTTAGTTTAATTAGAGATATTTTGTTAAGGTTTTATTTATT
Proteins encoded in this window:
- the tpiA gene encoding triose-phosphate isomerase, translating into MKTPVVILNFKTYLEASGENALKLAKMLESAADESGIQMMAVPQACDIYRIKEETSIPVLSQHIDNISPGSHTGSTLLNALMDNGIDGSLLNHSEKRLTLADIQEINQKLKDNDLISCICTNNVETSVAAASFNPDIVAIEPPQLIGTGISVSQAEPEVVKGTVDKVKAVNKDVKVLCGAGISTGEDMRSAIDLGAEGVLLASGIVKAKDPRNALIDLVSKL